In the genome of Oncorhynchus clarkii lewisi isolate Uvic-CL-2024 chromosome 4, UVic_Ocla_1.0, whole genome shotgun sequence, one region contains:
- the LOC139407638 gene encoding histamine H3 receptor-like — protein sequence MGVYIPESNTSSNFTPGSDSATVHEAGATLPGYMKVILAVLMITLVVVVVAGNALVILAFIVDKSLRNQSNYFFLNLALSDFLVGAFCIPVYIPYILTGRWVLGRTLCKLWLLMDYLLCTASVFNIVLISYDRFLSVTRAVKYRAQRSMTHHAVVKIVTVWVLAFLLYGPAIIFWELVVGKSIVLADQCFAEFYCTWYFLLSASTIEFFTPFISVAFFNLSIYLNIQRRNKSRAIRKEDTKARSDRGSLRDEGAALTVFLTCKASSRKPAAVSAVIEKDEELSPSSNGEPCSGHTFMQSKKCLTCRITSRPLQSQSPTGPPSRSSQGSRLSRDKKIAKSLAIIVCIFGICWAPYTLLMIIRAACSGRCVEHYWYEITFWLLWLNSGINPFLYPLCHSSFRRAFAKILCPNRQSVQPHIETQSC from the exons ATGGGAGTTTATATCCCGGAATCTAATACAAGCTCCAACTTCACTCCCGGCAGCGACTCGGCCACAGTCCACGAAGCTGGAGCGACTCTCCCGGGCTATATGAAGGTGATCCTGGCAGTGCTTATGATAACTCTGGTTGTCGTGGTTGTGGCTGGTAACGCACTTGTTATCCTGGCTTTCATTGTTGACAAGAGCCTAAGAAATCAAAGCAACTACTTCTTCCTCAACCTTGCTCTTTCAGATTTTCTTGTTG GTGCCTTCTGCATCCCTGTATACATCCCCTACATCCTGACAGGCCGCTGGGTGCTGGGCAGAACTCTCTGTAAGCTGTGGCTCCTCATGGACTACCTGCTGTGTACTGCCTCTGTCTTCAACATCGTCCTCATCAGCTACGACCGATTCCTCTCCGTCACCAGAGCA GTGAAATACAGAGCCCAGCGGAGCATGACCCACCATGCTGTGGTAAAGATAGTGACTGTGTGGGTGTTAGCCTTCCTTCTCTATGGCCCTGCTATCATCTTCTGGGAGCTGGTCGTGGGAAAAAGCATTGTCCTTGCCGATCAGTGTTTCGCTGAGTTCTACTGCACCTGGTACTTCCTACTCAGTGCGTCTACGATTGAGTTCTTCACCCCATTTATCTCTGTGGCCTTCTTCAACCTGAGCATCTACCTGAACATCCAGCGGAGGAACAAGAGCAGGGCTATCCGTAAGGAGGACACCAAGGCACGCAGCGACAGGGGCAGTCTCAGGGACGAGGGTGCTGCCTTGACTGTGTTTTTGACTTGCAAGGCATCATCGCGCAAGCCAGCTGCTGTTTCAGCTGTGATAGAGAAGGACGAGGAGCTGTCGCCGTCCTCCAATGGGGAGCCTTGTAGCGGACACACCTTCATGCAGAGCAAGAAGTGCCTCACTTGCAGGATCACTTCCAGGCCCCTTCAATCCCAATCCCCCACCGGGCCCCCCAGCAGGAGCTCACAGGGCTCCCGCCTCTCCCGCGACAAGAAGATTGCCAAGTCGCTGGCCATTATAGTGTGCATTTTTGGGATCTGCTGGGCACCATACACCCTATTGATGATAATCCGGGCAGCTTGTAGTGGGCGATGTGTGGAGCACTACTGGTACGAGATTACTTTTTGGCTCTTGTGGCTGAACTCTGGTATTAACCCTTTCCTGTACCCTCTCTGCCACAGCAGCTTCCGAAGGGCTTTTGCTAAGATATTGTGCCCCAACCGGCAGTCTGTCCAACCTCACATTGAGACCCAGTCTTGCTAG